One Companilactobacillus heilongjiangensis genomic window, CAACATTGGGACCGCATAGCCGATACTTAATCCCAATCTTGGATGATTCATATTTTTTAGGCGGTCAGCAATGGGACGAAAACGACTTGGTCTGGCTTTATGTGGAAATTCTCCTAAAATGTATAAAGCTAATAGGTTGCCGAAGAAGATTCCGACAATGTTAATTCCAAAGCCTAACCAACTACCAAAACAGACTCCACTCAACACCGCTACAGCCGCTATGGGCATACCAGGGATCGCCGATCCTATCGCAATTACAGCCATAAACAAAACGGCGTTATGCTTTCCTTGGTGTCGCAATAAATTAATCAGCGTTTGGCGATCGAAGGCATAGGCAAAGAAAGTCGTGACTACTTCACGATAATTGATCCAGATGGCAAATAATAGTCCAACTAGTCCTAAGATGCCTAGTGAAATGAAAAGTACTTTATGCCAAAGCTTCATTAATTGCCCCCAAAAAGAATATTTATAAGTTCAACTTAGCATAGTTGTTTGTGAAAGTAACGTAATAGATCCAGTGAAAATACAAATAAAGCTAGTAATCTTTGAAGGTTACTAGCTTTATTTGTATTAATTAATTGATTAGTCTTGTAATTCACGAATTGCTAAAGCAAAGTCACCTAACGTTGCAGAACCGTTATTTTTGACTACTGGCATCGTGATGTATTTTTCGAGGTCAGGAACTTCAACATAATCGTTAAGAAGTTCTTTGAATTGAGCACGTACTTTTACTAAGAAGGGCTCGCTGACAACTCCGCCACCAAAGACAATCTTGTCTGGACGAAGAATCAAAGTTGCTTGGATAGCAGCTTGAGCAACATAGTAAGCCATGATGTCCCAAACGTGGTCAGTCAATGGCACGTCTTTACCGGGTTTGCCTAAACGAGCATCAAATGTTGGTCCAGCAACTAATCCCTCAAGACAGTCGCCGTGGAATGGACAGATACCTTTGAAATCAAGGTCGTCAGGGTGACGTTTCAAGAATGTGTGTCCCATTTCGGGGTGCCCCATATTTCCGACAAATTTACCGTCAGAAATAGCTCCGGCACCAACACCAGTACCAATTGTGTAGTAGACTAGTGAGTCGATTTTTTCGTTTGCTAGAGTCGACATTGTATATTCACCGAAAGCTGATCCGTTAACGTCAGTGGTCCAGAACATTGGTACGTCAAAGTTTTCTTTCATCTTGCCGATGAAATCAGTGTCTTTCCAACCTGGTTTTGGTGTCGATGTGATGTAACCATATTTTGGTGAGTTTTTGCGAAGTTCAATTGGTCCAAATGATGCAATACCAAGAGCTTCAATGTCAAATTTCTTAAAATAATCGATGGCTTTTTGTAAAGTTTCCTCAGGTGTAGTAGTGGGGAAATGGACGCTGTCCTTGATACGATAATCTTCATCACCGACAGCACAGACAAATTTTGTGCCACCAGCTTCAATACTTCCTACTAGCATATTTATTTCTCCTCAAATTTAAGTAATCGTTTTCACCGACTTACGATACTATTAATTTTTTTTTACGTCAAATTAAATTTTGTTTTGGTACTTGTGTATTTTTAAAACTAAAGTTAGCTTAAATGGCATGATATAATTGAACTACTGAGAAAATAGTGTGGGTGAAATAATGAAGGTAAGAATAGATGATGTTGCTGAATTAGCAGGCGTCTCAAAGACTACTGTTTCAAGAGTTTTGAATAAACGCGGTTATTTGAGTGAAAAAACTATTAAAAAAGTTCACGATGCGATGGACAAACTGAATTATCAACCCAACGCAGTTGCTCGCCAGTTATTCAAACAGGAGACTAAATTAGTTGGTTTAATTTTTCCGACTGTCAATAATCCTTTTTTCGGTCAATTAGTTGCGACAATGGAAAAAAAGTTGTTCAATGCCGGTTTTAAAGTATTGCTTGGCGACTCAATGAATAATCCAGATAAGGAAAAATTATATCTTCAAGAGTTAATGTCACATCAAGTTGACGGTCTAATTGTTGGTGCCCACAACCAAGGTATTGACGAATACGAGCATACTAATTTGCCAATTGTTGCGATTGATCGAATCGTTAATAAAGATATCCCTGTTATTTCATCCGATAACTATCAAGGGGGAAAGTTGGCAACTGAACTCCTGATAGATAGCGGTGCTAAAGTAATTATTCATACTAATGGCCCACAAAATTTAAAATCACCTGCTCAAAAAAGACGTCAGGCCTATGAAGATACTATGCGAGAAAATGGCATGATACCGATAATTTACACGTCAGATTTTACTGATATTGATAATGGAGCTAATCAAAAAGTTGACTTTATCAAACAGATATTCAAAGAGCATCCAGATGTTGATGGTATGTTCATTTCTAATGATATGGATGCAGCTCAAGTGATTGATATTGCTGAAGACCTTGGTTATAAAGTTCCTGAAGATTTAAAGATTGTCGGATACGATGGGGCGGAAGCTACGCGGATTTTGTTACCTAAGTTGACAACCATTATGCAGCCAATCGATGAAATGGCTGATATTGCAGTCAATATGTTGATTGAAAGAATTACTGACAATAGTGCTGGATATGATCAAGTGTTACCTGTCAAAGTCTGGCGTGGAAAAACAGTCTAAAGAAAAAGATGATAACCGGTTGACATATTTTATGTAAGCATTTACAATACGTTTTGTTAAGTGCTTATTTTTTTATAGCAATATGTCAACCGGTTGACATTAAAGCTGCTAGTTTAAGAAATGGAGAAGATAACATGGAAACAGAGATAGATGAAAAAGTTGATAAATCTGAAGAAATTCCATTGTTTCGTAAGTTAAGTTATTCGCTCACTGATTTTGGTGGGAATGTTCTATTTGTAAGTATTAGCACGTACTTATTGTATTTTTATACAGATACTTTTGGATTAGCAATTGGAGTTGCCGGAACCATCCTTTTGGTTACTAGACTCTTAGATATGGTTGATGCACCAATTTGGGGATTTTTGATTGATCACACGCACACACGTTGGGGTCAAAGCCGGCCATACTTTCTATGGTTATGTGCACCGTTCGCAATTTTTACTTGGTTAACATTTACAACGCCGGGTTTAACAGGAACTAGTAAGATTGTTTACGCCGGAATTACCTATGTTCTTTCGGGTATTCTATATACCGGTATCAGTACACCAATGACATCAATTTTGCCAAATTTGACTAATGACCCTGAACAAAGAACAGTTTTGAACTCTTACCGGATGGTTGGTGGAAATATTGGTCTATTAGTTGCCAACAGTGTCGTTTTGCCAATGGTTCAATTGTTGGGACAAGGTAATGATCGTAAAGGATATTCATATACGCTTTTAGTATTAGGCATCGTATCAATCACTGCTTTTTTAATTGCCTTTTGGAATTTACGTGAAGTTAACGTAACTAATACGAAATCTATTTCACTAAAACAGAGTGTTAAAGCAACTAAGAGCAACTGGCCTTGGGTTTTAATCGTTATAACGAACTTATTGTACTGGATTGGAACAACCGTCAGAAGTTCAGGTATGATTTACTATTTCCAATATAATATTCATGCTAAATCATTAGTACCAGTGGCTGGTGGCTTATCCGTTGTCGCCGTTCTTGGAATGATCTTGATTCCAATGTTTGTTAAAAAGACCAATAAGAGAACAGTTTTCATTGCCTCACTATTTTTGGCAGCTGTGGCAAATATCGGATTCCAATTCGTTGGTAGTAACCGAGTTGCTATCGTTACATTGTATTGTATCGGTTCAATCGGCACGGGTATGGCTGCTTCAATGCCATTCTTGATGTTAGCCGATGCCGTTGATTATGGACAATGGAAAAATGGTATTCGTGCCAGTGGTTTTTTGACATCAATTGGTAGCGCTTTCTGCGTTAAAGCAGGCAGTGGTATCGGTGGATTCATTCCATCAAAAATCATGCAATATTTTGGTTACGTTCCTAACCAAGTTCAAAGTCAGCAATCATTATTCGGAATCAATTTTTCATTCGTTTGGTTGCCAGCAATTCTATTTATTGCTGCGGCTGTTCCGATGTTCTTCTATTCTAGATTTGAAAATAATGAAGCAAAGGTTAGAGCAGATTTAGCTAATGCCTAGTTGCCGTTTCCAGAGCTGAGAGTATTCATCTGCTGCGCGGCACGGTTCGAGCCAAAGAGCGGTCTCGAACCTCGGTTGAAGCCTTGCAAAACCAGCAAGTCTCCAACACGTCCGGTGGTGTAATGGCTAAAGCCATAACGCCACTTTCGCTGCGGATAAATACTCTCAGCTCTTCCAACTGATTTATTTTTACATAGTATGAATAATTAAAATTAGATTGAGTATCAAGAATGAACTGAAAATAAATACATTTGAATATTTCCCAGCTCTGAAGACGAGATATTTAAATAACACATGATGTACTAAAGGAGATATAAAAAATGAGTAATAAAAATTATTATGACGTAACTGAATGGCCAGTAGGTAATCCATATGAAGATGTTGGCGCTGTAATCAACAGTATTATTGCAGATATTAAGAAAAGACAAAATAACAGTGACGACAACAATGGTGGCAAACCTGGTGCTGTAATTTATCTGCCACCAGCTGACTACCATTTAAAAACTCAAGTTGTCATCGATATTAGTTTTCTAAAAATTGTCGGTTCTGGACATGGGTTTACTTCTTCAAGTATTCGTTTCAATGTACCTCAAAATGAATGGTCTAATTTACATGAGTTGTGGCCCGGTGGTAGTCGTGTCTTGGTAGATTTGGAATCAACTGCTGATGAGTCTGAAGGAGCAGCTTTCTTAGTTAAAAGAGAAGGTGATCCAAGAATTAGTTCGGTTGAATTTTCTGATTTCTGTATCGATGGTGTTCATTTTGTTGACGATGGTTCTGGCGAAGAAAATCCTGATAATACTTATGTTAATGGAAAAACTGGTATTTACGTTGGTAGCGCCCAAGATTCATTCCGTATCACGGGTATGGGCTTTGTTTATTTGGAACACGGAATTACGGTTTATAACGCCGATGCATTGACGATTCACAACAACTTTATCGCTGAATGTGGCAACTGTATTGAGTTACGTGGTTGGGGTCAAGCTTCGAAAGTCACCGATAATTTGATGGGTGCGGGTTTCAAAGGTTATTCCATTTATGCTCAAAACTTTGCCCAATTGTTAATCACTGCAAATAATATCTTTCCACGTGGTGCTAGCACAATTTACTTTGATACCGTTACTCGTTCATTAGTTTCGAATAATATCTTGCATGCCTTTTATGCTGGTATGGTAGTTCTCAGCCAAAGCTGTTCTGAAAATCTTATTTCGTCCAATCACTTTTTACATGATCGTGAACCTTGGAAACCAATGCAAAAACATGACAATGGCATCGATGATTCTTACGGATTGCTATACATTAGTGGCAATAATAATTCAGTTATTGGCAATCATTTCTCTGAAATCATGGATAAAGAATATTTGAAACCAGCTGGAGTTAAACCAGTCATCATAAGAATTGCTGCGGGTAGTGAGAATTATATTTCTAATAACAATGTTGTCGCCTCAGAAGCTCATTCAGGTAGCGGAGATTCCGCATTTGCTTCTCAGGTTGATGCCTTGTTGACGACTGAAGAATCAGCCTCATTCGACGTAACAACGGTATTGGTTGAAGATAAGTCACAAAGAAATATGGTGCTTGATTCTGGAAATGACAATCAAGTTATTATCGACAAAATGGTCAATGGATTTAGAGCTACACCAACAATTTCATTCGCTGAAGATAAAGATTAAAAGGAGAAATCATGCAAGAATTAAAAGTTGAACCTATCAAATTAACTAATAAACGTTACAGATTGGGCTATCACATCATGGCACCATCTGGTTGGATCAATGATCCCAATGGATTCTGTTATTTCCAAGGATATTACCATATCTTTTATCAACATTATCCCAACGATTCCAAATGGGGTCCAATGCACTGGGGACACGCTCGTAGCAAGGATTTAGTCCACTGGGAAACCTTGCCTATTGCTTTGACACCAGGTGATGAAGAAGATAAAGACGGCTGTTTCTCAGGTAGTGCGGTCTTTTACAATAACAAGATGTATTTGATTTACACCGGTCACCATTATTATGGCGATGGAGATCCAGATAATTTTTGGCAAAATCAAAATTTAGCTATTAGTGAAGACGGCATTCATTTTAAGAAATATAAAAATAATCCTATTATCGCTACACCTCCAGTAGACAATACAATCCATTTCCGTGACCCAAAGGTTTGGTACAACAATGGGAACTGGTACTTGATTCTGGGCAGTCAAGATAAGTCAAAAGTTGGTCGGACGCTGTTATATAAGTCAGCTAATTTGACCGATTGGAATTATGTTGGACCATTTGCTAAATCGATTGGAGTTGAAAAACAAGGTTATGTTTGGGAGTGTCCAGATTTCTTTAGATTGGCAGATAACGATATTCTATTGATGTCGCCTCAAGGTATCAAAGAAAATAATGGTCGATTTAAGAATTTGTTTAATACTGGTTATTTAGTTGGCAATTATAAGTATGCTACTAATTACTTTGAACATGGCGAATTTACTGAATTGGACAACGGTCATGATTTCTATGCTACTCAAACGACTTTGACCCCAGATGGTCGTCGAGTTGTCGTCGGTTGGATGGATATGTGGGAAAGCGCTATGCCTGAAAGTAAAGATGGTTGGGCTGGAGCTTTGACATTGCCACGTGAGCTGATTTACCAAGATGGCATTCTACAAATGAGACCGATTAAAGAGTTGGAACAATTGAGAACTAGCGATTTGGTTCATGAAAATAGTGTAGTGAATGGATCTAAACAATTAACTTCTGGCACAAAGCAGTACGAAGCTTTATTAGACTTTAAAGCGACAGACTTAGAGGGTACTGGGATTGAGTTGAAGGACTCTCAGGATAAAGATATTCTCAGTTTGAAGTATCAAAGTGGTAAGGCGATTTTGAATCGAACAGGTGACGATGGCGAGCGTGAGGCTTTGTTAAATGTTGGTAGTAGTTTGAAGTTACATTTGTTTGTGGATACGAGTTCCGTTGAGATTTTTGTTAATGATGGTGTTAGAACCTTTACCGAAAGATTCTATGCTGATGAAGCTAAATTGAACGTAGTTACTGATAAAGAAACTAATGTTTCAGCAGATGTTTATGAATTGGAAGGTAAAGCTGTTAAATTCTAAAAAAGAAGCTTGGATTTTAAAAATCCGAGCTTCTTTTTTCCTAATAAATCGTACGTTCAGCATCTTTATCAAAATTGTTGAACGCTCTAATAGTAGTATCGCGGTCGTGTTGTTCCAGATTAAGGACGCTCTTATCTGAAAGGCCATCTTCCATAAATTGATAAATAGCATCGTCACGAAAACCGATATTTTTAGCATCTTCAGCCGTGTTGCCATAGTAACAAGTTTTGATATTAGACCAGATAATTGCACCGAGACACATTGGACAAGGGTAAGCGTTCGTATAGAGTTCACAGCCGGATAGGTCATGTGTGCCTAGTTTTTGACAGGCTTTCCGAATAGTGTAAATTTCACCGTGGGCTGTGGGATCATTGCTTGATAAAACGTGGTTTCTACCTTGAGCAATAACTATGCCGTCTTTAACAATTACAGTTCCAAATGGACCGCCAACGTCGGTATCAACATTTTTTTGAGCCTCGTTAGCAGCCAGTTCCATAAACTTCTTTTCATATGCCATTAAATAAACACCCCCTAATTTATGATTATTATAATTCAAAAATATATGTATTTTAAATATGTTGTATATAAATATGGACTGTAATCCAAAATCGGATTACAGTCCATATTTGCCTTAATGCTCGAAAGTTGACCATGTTTTGTCATACTATCGTATTAATAAATTTTTGTATCACGAATATCTTTCAAAATGTTCAACGAGCCATCTTTATAACTGAGGAATCCATAAACGGCGACTCCTATCAAACCACAGATGATGATGACAATTGTTGCGCCAATCTTAGTTGCGTCAGAAATAACTTTGACCACTAGGAAGTCGGCTACAGCAACTACCACCAGCATGATTAAACCGTCGATTAGAATGCGGAGTAATTTTTTACCCAACGCTTTATCGACAACTTGGAATTGTTTGTTGATCAATCTAAATGCAAAATGTCCCATGACCATGAAGGCAATTGTTGAGGCTACCAGTGGTCCATAGACGCCCATAGCCAGCGTTAGTGGCAATTGTAGGACAACTTTAAGTAGGTAGGCAATTGCTAGGTAGATGAGTGATTTTTTGACGTGATGTGAAACTTGTAAAATGTTTTCCAAAATCATGAAGACACAATAGAAAAATGCTTCAAAACAGGATACCATCAGCACTTTAGAACCGAGGATACTTTGGTCGTAGAAAACAAAGACTGTCCATAATTGGCGACTGATGGCAATCATACCAAAAGTTGCTGGCAAAATAATGAACACTGTAAATTGAACGATGTTACGCATCAATTTTTGAATTTGTTCTGTACCGACCTTGCGGCTAATCATAGCTGAAAGTGCTGGGATAACTGAAGATGATACGGAAATTGCTAGAGAAACTAACACCATGATTAATTTGTTAGCTTGGAATCCAAACATAGCGTAAAGATCATCGATTGTACGTTGACTAGCGTGCAAAATTAATTCATAAATCCAACTGAATGTTGTTTGATCGAATAACTGTAAAACGGTCATAATCGTATCAACTAATAGGAATGGAATAGCTGAACGAAGCATGGAATTGAAGTTAATGTCAGGTGTATTTTCGTCTGTTGGAATGTCAGTTGTCGTTTTGATGTCTGTAACGGTAACAGAACGGCGAACTTTGATACGAATCCACAGTAAGAATAAGTAAGCGAGCGTTGCACCAATGAATGAAGCTAAAGTTGATTGGTTAACAGCAGTCATGTAGTTACCTTTTTGAAGAATCATAATTGTGTATGTGGCATAAAGCATGTAAGCAACACGAGCAATTTGTTCGATAACTTGAGAAAAGGCGGAGTAAGAAATAAACGCATAACCTTGGATGTAACCACGTAGAATACCGAGGGCAGGGATGATTAGCATTGCCACACTCAAATATTTAATCGGCGTTACAACACGCATATCGCCGGCAGCTAGAACGATAGCCACATATTTTGCTCCAAAGAACATGATGAAGGCTAAGACGACACCGACTAACGACATATAAATCGTATATTTTTTAAAGAGCTTTTCACTTTGATCAAAACGTCCTAAAGCATTGTGAGCAGCAACCTCTTTTGAAATAGCTGAAGGAATACCGGCAGTGGCAATGATCAAGAAGAGGTTATAAATGTTATAGACTTTACCGTATAGGGCATTCGCAGCCCCAACAGCAATAGGTCCAATCCAGATGTTCCATGGAATGATGTAGATAACGGACAGAATCCTAGAAAGAATTCCGCTTAGCGAAATCCAGAGGGAACTTTTTAATAATGAATCTTTTTTCATTTTGTTTTCCATTCTTTATAAGATTACTTATATATTATAGAAGGTATTGAAAAGTGCCGCCGGAGGCTGACTGTAATATAGTCTGCTGTGCGACCGGTGCGAGCCGAGGTCTCGCGCCTTGATTTTGAGCTTTGCATGGTTCGCAAATCTCAAAATACATCGGTGTTGTAATGGCTAAAGCCATAACAACACACGCACTGCTGACCATGTTTCCCTGCCTCCGGCTCGGGTTTTCTATACTTCATAATATTTGGAATATTTAAATCTTTCCTTTAGTGGACTGGTTTAGATATGCTTTAAACTAGAGCAATACTGAAATTGATTGTTAAGAAAAAGTATCAATCAAAAAATGAAACTAGTCGGAAGAGCTGAGAGTATTCACCAGCAGTGGAAGTGGTGTTATGGCTTTAGCCATTACGCCACTGGACGTGTTTGGAGACTTACCGAACTATGGTAAGGCTTCAAACCGAGGTTCGAGACCGTACTTTGGCTCGGACCGTTCCGCACAGCAGGCGAAATACTCTCAGTTCTGGAGACGGCATTACTTATAAAAAATCAACACAAATATCAAAGCGATTAGGGCTGGTAATCCTTGCATATATAGGATTTTCTTGGTTGCTGTAACGGCGCCATACACTGCCACTACAATAATATAAATCATCAACAGAATTAAAATTGTTTTTAAAGTCGAACCTGTGAAAAATAATATCATCATTAAAATTAAAACGCCGAGCATACCGTTGTAAATTCCTTGGTTAGAAAGTGCAGTTTGCGCTTCTTTGGTTTTTACAAAGTTAACTGGCATATCGAAAGCATTAGCTTGAATATCTGGTTTGGCAAACATCTCTAAACCGGCAATTCCAATGTGTTCTAGGGCAACTAATGCCACTAAAAATAAAGTTAAGATTTGCATTGTAATCTTCTTTCTATTAAAAGTATAAGTACCATAATAAACTGTTTTGAATTGTTGTACAAATAAGCTTTGGTGAGGGTGTCTCCAGGTATGAGAATATTTACCTGCTATGCGGACCGGTCCGAGCCGAAGTGCGGTCTCGAACCTCGATTTTGAGTTTCGCAAAGTACGCGAATCTCAAAACTTGCCCGGTGGTGTAAGAGCTAAAGCTCTAACGCCACACCCACAGCTGGTAAATATTCTCATACCTTCCGATTGGTTTGGTTTCTATATATTACGAATAATAAAGTATTAAATTGACTTGCTAAATAAACCATAATTTAGGCTGCTACAGCAACGATTATATCTAGTATTCATACACTCAATTTAATAACAGATAACTAGTCGGAAGAGCTGAGAAATATTTGTGGGCAGTGGAAGTGATGTTATGGCTTTAGCCATTACATCACCGGGCGTGTTTGGATACTTGCGGTTTGTGCAAGCATTCAAACCGAGGTTCGAGACCGCACTGTGGCTCGAGCCGGTCCGCACAGCCAGTGAATATTTCTCAGCTCTGGAGACGGAAAAAAAAGAAGAACCATAACATTTTACGATTCTTCATCAGGCTTTATCATAACAAATTTTTGCGCAAATTTACCCTTTTGATTAATTTTTGCTTGGCGAAGGCTGTCCATTTCTTCATAAGTAATTGAAGCGTCTTCTAAAATGGCACGGATGACTTCCTCTAGGTCCCCTAATTCTTCGACTAGATTGGCCCGTGTTTCAGCTTGTTTGACTTCGATGGCTTCTTCGGTGACTTTGTCGCGGAGTGATGATCGGTAGTCCTCATTGGAGAGAACTTCGAATTCGGCAACATCGGAAAGAATATCGGGTATTTTGTCCCGAACTAACTTTTTCATATGTAGATCCCCCTAAAACGTCTGTAGGGAAATCTTACCATGAAGATAAAAAAGTACCAAGTCATAATAGACAAGCAGGCAATTTGATAACAATAATATTAGCGTGATATGATTTATTTAAATAAAATTATAAAAAGTGTTGATGCTTATGAATCTATCAAATTTGATTTTTACGGAAGTATTTGGTGGACTCCTCTTACTGTTTATAATAGGTATAATTATTACTTTATTCATAAATGATTTTATTCGTAGGAGGATGATCCAGGCCTGTGAGGATGTTTTAGAAGATAAAGACATAATTGCCAAAATCTCAGTTGATAATGCGACTGCTGATTATTTGAAACGCAATCATAACGATGGTTTGTATCGAATCGATGAACTGATCTCCAAGAAAAATGATGTTATCAAATACAAGCTGTGCTTGAAGAAACGCAGTTTTGACTTTTATTTGAAAAAACAAAAGTTATTAAATTATAAAGTTATAGCGATAAAAATGTATTAATGGACTTGTCTTTCAGTGGGCAGGCCCTTTTTTATTTCACAAACTTTAATTGACTAACGCTGTGAAATTAGATACCATGTTTATAAATTTTACCCACTAATAGGTAAAGATAAAATCTTAGGAGGAACATCATGTCGGCATGGGATACAAAATTTGATAAAAAGGGATTCACTTTTGATGATGTTTTATTGATACCAGCAGAGAGTCACGTTTTACCAAATGAAGTAGATTTATCAGTTCAATTAGCTAAGAATATTAAACTAAACACTCCAATTTTGAGTGCAAGTATGGATACAGTTACCGAAGCACCAATGGCCATCGCAATGGCTCGTCAAGGTGGATTAGGTGTTATTCACAAGAATATGAGTATTGAACAACAAGCTGACGAGGTTTCAAAAGTTAAGCGTTCTGAAAATGGGGTTATCATCGACCCAATTTACTTAACTGCTGACGATAAAGTTAGTGAAGCTGAAAAGTTGATGAGTACATATCGTATCAGTGGCGTTCCCATCGTTACTAACACAACTGATTTGAAATTAGTTGGTATTATTACGAACCGTGATCTTCGTTTTATCACAGATTACTCAGTACAAATTGGTACTGTAATGACTAGTGAAGACTTGATTACTGCGCCAGTTGGTACATCACTTAAAGAAGCTGAACAAATTCTCCAAGAACACAAGATTGAAAAATTACCTTTGATTGACGAAAATGGTCGTCTCGGCGGACTAGTTACAATCAAGGATATTGAAAAAGTTAAAGAATTTCCCAATGCGGCTAAAGATCAATATGGCCGTCTCTTAGTTGCTGCAGCTGTTGGTGTAACAAGCGATACTTTTGAACGTGCCGAAGCCTTGCTTAAAGCTGGCGCCGATGCAATTATCATCGATACTGCCCATGGTCACTCAGCCGGTGTGCTCAGAAAGATTACTCAAATCAGAGAGAAGTTTCCTGAAGCTACATTGATTGCTGGTAATGTGGCAACCGCTGAAGGAACTAGAGCTCTATATGATGCCGGAGTTGATGTTGTTAAAGTTGGTATCGGACCTGGTTCAATCTGTACAACAAGAATCGTTGCCGGTGTCGGTGTGCCTCAACTAACAGCTATCTATGACGCCGCTAGTGTTGCTCACGAGTACGGTAAGACAATTATTGCTGATGGTGGTATCAAGTATTCAGGTGACATCGTAAAGGCTCTAGCAGGTGGTGGTAACGCCGTTATGCTTGGCTCAATGTTGGCTGGTACTGACGAAGCACCCGGTGAATTCGAAATTTATCAAGGTCGTCGTTTCAAGACATATCGTGGTATGGGAAGCCTTGCCGCAATGTCACATGGTTCTTCAGATCGTTACTTCCAAAGTGGCGTTAACGAAGCTAATAAGTTAGTTCCCGAAGGTATCGAAGGTAGAGTAGCTGCCAAAGGTGCTGTCGGCGATGTAATTTATCAATTACTTGGTGGATTACGTTCAGGTATGGGTTACGTTGGTGCTCATAATCTAACAGAATTACAAGATGCCCAATTCGTTCAAATCTCAAATGCAGGTTTGAGAGAATCACATCCACATGATGTTACTATTACTAAAGAAGCACCTAATTATTCAGTGAAATAATCAGAGAGTGGAGCAGGCCCGGGAATTTCCGAGCATTTGCATGACTTCACGAATTGTCCGCGTACCTTGCGGATGATTTGGGAAGTTAGGCAAAGCGGAAGAAATTGGCCTGTGGAACTCGTTTTAAA contains:
- a CDS encoding TVP38/TMEM64 family protein, which encodes MKLWHKVLFISLGILGLVGLLFAIWINYREVVTTFFAYAFDRQTLINLLRHQGKHNAVLFMAVIAIGSAIPGMPIAAVAVLSGVCFGSWLGFGINIVGIFFGNLLALYILGEFPHKARPSRFRPIADRLKNMNHPRLGLSIGYAVPMLPTLLVNYAAIEMKMSLRNKAICILIGSLPVSFLYAFGGDALLIGNTKTVVITVVLILLLFELYEVIRRDQRVTLKMPANLTKIHEEIKNERS
- the scrK gene encoding fructokinase ScrK, whose amino-acid sequence is MLVGSIEAGGTKFVCAVGDEDYRIKDSVHFPTTTPEETLQKAIDYFKKFDIEALGIASFGPIELRKNSPKYGYITSTPKPGWKDTDFIGKMKENFDVPMFWTTDVNGSAFGEYTMSTLANEKIDSLVYYTIGTGVGAGAISDGKFVGNMGHPEMGHTFLKRHPDDLDFKGICPFHGDCLEGLVAGPTFDARLGKPGKDVPLTDHVWDIMAYYVAQAAIQATLILRPDKIVFGGGVVSEPFLVKVRAQFKELLNDYVEVPDLEKYITMPVVKNNGSATLGDFALAIRELQD
- a CDS encoding LacI family DNA-binding transcriptional regulator, which codes for MKVRIDDVAELAGVSKTTVSRVLNKRGYLSEKTIKKVHDAMDKLNYQPNAVARQLFKQETKLVGLIFPTVNNPFFGQLVATMEKKLFNAGFKVLLGDSMNNPDKEKLYLQELMSHQVDGLIVGAHNQGIDEYEHTNLPIVAIDRIVNKDIPVISSDNYQGGKLATELLIDSGAKVIIHTNGPQNLKSPAQKRRQAYEDTMRENGMIPIIYTSDFTDIDNGANQKVDFIKQIFKEHPDVDGMFISNDMDAAQVIDIAEDLGYKVPEDLKIVGYDGAEATRILLPKLTTIMQPIDEMADIAVNMLIERITDNSAGYDQVLPVKVWRGKTV
- a CDS encoding MFS transporter produces the protein METEIDEKVDKSEEIPLFRKLSYSLTDFGGNVLFVSISTYLLYFYTDTFGLAIGVAGTILLVTRLLDMVDAPIWGFLIDHTHTRWGQSRPYFLWLCAPFAIFTWLTFTTPGLTGTSKIVYAGITYVLSGILYTGISTPMTSILPNLTNDPEQRTVLNSYRMVGGNIGLLVANSVVLPMVQLLGQGNDRKGYSYTLLVLGIVSITAFLIAFWNLREVNVTNTKSISLKQSVKATKSNWPWVLIVITNLLYWIGTTVRSSGMIYYFQYNIHAKSLVPVAGGLSVVAVLGMILIPMFVKKTNKRTVFIASLFLAAVANIGFQFVGSNRVAIVTLYCIGSIGTGMAASMPFLMLADAVDYGQWKNGIRASGFLTSIGSAFCVKAGSGIGGFIPSKIMQYFGYVPNQVQSQQSLFGINFSFVWLPAILFIAAAVPMFFYSRFENNEAKVRADLANA
- a CDS encoding right-handed parallel beta-helix repeat-containing protein, which codes for MSNKNYYDVTEWPVGNPYEDVGAVINSIIADIKKRQNNSDDNNGGKPGAVIYLPPADYHLKTQVVIDISFLKIVGSGHGFTSSSIRFNVPQNEWSNLHELWPGGSRVLVDLESTADESEGAAFLVKREGDPRISSVEFSDFCIDGVHFVDDGSGEENPDNTYVNGKTGIYVGSAQDSFRITGMGFVYLEHGITVYNADALTIHNNFIAECGNCIELRGWGQASKVTDNLMGAGFKGYSIYAQNFAQLLITANNIFPRGASTIYFDTVTRSLVSNNILHAFYAGMVVLSQSCSENLISSNHFLHDREPWKPMQKHDNGIDDSYGLLYISGNNNSVIGNHFSEIMDKEYLKPAGVKPVIIRIAAGSENYISNNNVVASEAHSGSGDSAFASQVDALLTTEESASFDVTTVLVEDKSQRNMVLDSGNDNQVIIDKMVNGFRATPTISFAEDKD
- a CDS encoding glycoside hydrolase family 32 protein; protein product: MQELKVEPIKLTNKRYRLGYHIMAPSGWINDPNGFCYFQGYYHIFYQHYPNDSKWGPMHWGHARSKDLVHWETLPIALTPGDEEDKDGCFSGSAVFYNNKMYLIYTGHHYYGDGDPDNFWQNQNLAISEDGIHFKKYKNNPIIATPPVDNTIHFRDPKVWYNNGNWYLILGSQDKSKVGRTLLYKSANLTDWNYVGPFAKSIGVEKQGYVWECPDFFRLADNDILLMSPQGIKENNGRFKNLFNTGYLVGNYKYATNYFEHGEFTELDNGHDFYATQTTLTPDGRRVVVGWMDMWESAMPESKDGWAGALTLPRELIYQDGILQMRPIKELEQLRTSDLVHENSVVNGSKQLTSGTKQYEALLDFKATDLEGTGIELKDSQDKDILSLKYQSGKAILNRTGDDGEREALLNVGSSLKLHLFVDTSSVEIFVNDGVRTFTERFYADEAKLNVVTDKETNVSADVYELEGKAVKF